One Dysosmobacter welbionis DNA segment encodes these proteins:
- a CDS encoding RNHCP domain-containing protein has protein sequence MSQRIPQKPKRRRLDYRQDPCRDVFTCRVCGWPVGPQAAGTQHRNHCPNCLASVHLDDEPGDRAADCGGTMEPVAVWVRKGGEWAIIHRCKICGVLHSNRVAADDNPMLLMSLAVKPLAAPPFPLDRLERAAE, from the coding sequence ATGTCCCAGCGAATCCCGCAAAAACCGAAACGGCGCCGCCTGGACTACCGGCAGGATCCCTGCCGGGATGTATTCACCTGCCGGGTCTGCGGCTGGCCGGTAGGACCTCAGGCTGCCGGAACCCAGCACCGCAACCACTGCCCCAACTGCCTTGCCAGCGTCCACCTGGATGACGAGCCGGGGGACCGGGCCGCCGACTGCGGCGGCACCATGGAGCCGGTGGCCGTCTGGGTCCGCAAGGGCGGCGAGTGGGCCATCATCCACCGCTGCAAGATCTGCGGCGTGCTCCATTCCAACCGGGTGGCGGCGGATGATAACCCCATGCTGCTGATGAGCTTGGCGGTGAAGCCTCTGGCCGCACCGCCGTTCCCCTTGGACCGGCTGGAGCGGGCGGCGGAGTAA
- a CDS encoding dihydroorotase, whose product MNFLLTGGAVFRDGTFQNVDVAISKGRIVSVSPSLSQEGFSVIECQDQVIVPGFVDVHVHLREPGFSYKETIASGTAAAAAGGYTAVCAMPNLNPVPDSLEHLWPELDAIARDGRVRVYPYGAITRGEKGAELADMPAMEPFVCGFSDDGKGVQSADQMRDAMELAKQLDKPITAHCEDESLLTPGWCIHDGEWAKRNGFPGNAPESEWKQVERDLELVRETGCRYHVCHVSTKESVALIRKAKAEGLPVSCETGPHYLILCDEDLMDDGRFKMNPPIRSAADRDALIEGLLDGTIDCIATDHAPHSAEEKSRGLRSLNGIVGLECAFPVLYTELVEPGIVPFATLLNALCVNPRRLFRLPGGKIEAGEIADLTVLDLNRPHAINSGAFFSRGRSTPFDGWTVTAGVDKTICNGNLVYTASSRNINKTPIPPCQEDYL is encoded by the coding sequence ATGAATTTCTTGCTGACCGGCGGGGCTGTTTTCCGGGATGGAACTTTCCAGAATGTGGATGTTGCCATTTCCAAAGGCCGTATTGTTTCCGTTTCTCCCTCCCTTTCCCAGGAAGGTTTTTCCGTAATTGAATGTCAGGATCAAGTCATTGTTCCAGGTTTCGTTGATGTACATGTTCATCTTCGGGAGCCTGGATTTTCTTATAAGGAAACCATCGCCTCCGGCACGGCGGCGGCCGCCGCAGGAGGCTACACGGCGGTGTGCGCCATGCCCAACCTGAATCCGGTGCCGGACTCCCTGGAGCACCTGTGGCCGGAGCTGGACGCCATCGCCCGGGACGGCCGGGTGCGGGTGTATCCCTATGGGGCCATCACCCGGGGCGAAAAAGGCGCGGAGCTGGCGGACATGCCGGCTATGGAGCCCTTTGTCTGCGGCTTCTCCGACGACGGGAAAGGCGTCCAGTCCGCCGACCAGATGCGCGATGCCATGGAACTCGCAAAACAGCTGGACAAGCCCATCACTGCCCACTGTGAGGACGAGTCCCTGCTGACTCCCGGCTGGTGCATCCACGACGGGGAGTGGGCGAAGCGGAACGGCTTCCCCGGCAACGCCCCTGAGAGCGAGTGGAAACAGGTGGAGCGGGATCTGGAGCTGGTGCGGGAGACCGGCTGCCGGTACCACGTGTGCCATGTCTCCACCAAGGAGAGCGTGGCCCTCATCCGCAAGGCCAAGGCGGAGGGGCTGCCGGTATCCTGCGAGACCGGGCCCCACTACCTGATCCTCTGCGACGAGGACCTGATGGATGACGGCCGGTTCAAGATGAATCCCCCCATCCGCTCCGCCGCGGACCGGGATGCTTTGATCGAAGGGCTGCTGGACGGCACCATCGACTGCATCGCCACGGACCACGCCCCCCACAGCGCGGAGGAGAAGTCTAGGGGACTCCGCAGCCTCAACGGCATCGTGGGGTTGGAGTGTGCCTTCCCGGTGCTGTATACGGAGCTGGTGGAGCCGGGCATCGTCCCCTTCGCCACGCTGCTGAACGCCCTGTGCGTCAATCCCCGGCGGCTGTTCCGCCTGCCCGGCGGAAAGATCGAGGCGGGAGAGATCGCGGATCTGACCGTGCTGGATCTGAACCGGCCCCATGCCATCAACAGCGGTGCCTTCTTCTCCCGGGGCCGCTCCACGCCCTTTGACGGCTGGACCGTCACCGCCGGAGTGGACAAGACCATCTGCAACGGGAATCTGGTGTACACCGCCAGCTCCCGCAACATCAATAAGACCCCCATTCCCCCCTGTCAGGAGGACTACCTATGA
- a CDS encoding aspartate carbamoyltransferase regulatory subunit, giving the protein MNIDSIQNGVVLDHIQAGKSMDIYRYLHLDQLDCSVAIIKNVRSGRMGKKDIIKIDSPMEVDLDVLGYIDPNITVNIIRNGVRVEKKHLELPKKLVNVIHCKNPRCITVAEPQLDAIFLLSDPATHTYRCAYCETAKDKKF; this is encoded by the coding sequence ATGAACATCGACAGCATCCAAAACGGCGTGGTCCTGGACCACATCCAGGCTGGCAAGAGCATGGACATCTACCGCTACCTCCATCTGGACCAGCTGGACTGCTCCGTGGCCATCATCAAGAATGTCCGCAGCGGCCGGATGGGTAAGAAGGACATCATCAAGATCGACTCCCCTATGGAGGTAGATCTGGATGTGCTGGGCTATATCGACCCCAACATCACCGTCAACATCATCCGCAACGGCGTGCGGGTGGAAAAGAAGCATCTGGAGCTTCCGAAAAAGCTGGTGAATGTCATCCACTGCAAAAACCCCCGCTGCATCACCGTAGCAGAGCCCCAGCTGGACGCCATATTCCTGCTGAGCGATCCCGCCACTCACACCTATCGCTGCGCCTACTGTGAGACCGCAAAGGACAAGAAGTTCTGA
- a CDS encoding CD3324 family protein: MRYMKAADVLPPDLLAQVQAYIDGEYLYIPRRETSRKPWGAANGRKAETLARNQEIYRRYREGTSVDQLAEAYFLAPKSIWKIIARLRNE; the protein is encoded by the coding sequence ATGCGCTATATGAAAGCAGCCGACGTGCTGCCGCCGGACCTGCTGGCCCAGGTCCAGGCGTATATCGACGGGGAGTATCTGTACATCCCCCGGCGGGAGACCAGCCGCAAACCCTGGGGCGCGGCCAATGGCCGCAAGGCGGAGACCCTGGCCCGAAATCAGGAGATCTATCGGCGCTATCGGGAGGGGACCTCTGTGGACCAGCTGGCGGAAGCCTACTTTCTGGCGCCGAAGAGCATTTGGAAGATCATCGCCCGCCTGAGAAATGAATAA
- a CDS encoding aminotransferase class I/II-fold pyridoxal phosphate-dependent enzyme, giving the protein MTAYPKMTAEERKAEYAEVTREYEELKARGLNLNMARGKPGKAQLDLVSDIFSLMQKPEDYVSDGVDVRNYGELSGLPAAKRLFAEILGCRPEQVFVGGNASLQLMYDTISKAYTHGLLHSERPWCREPVVKFLCPAPGYDRHFKVTESFGFELVTIPMTDEGPDMDAVEKAIQDPAVKGMWNVPKYSNPDGIIYSAETIRRIASMKPAAPDFLLMWDNAYCIHEFEGTMWSSRTSWRSVKNTATPTWCSSSPPPPR; this is encoded by the coding sequence ATGACTGCTTATCCCAAGATGACCGCCGAGGAGCGGAAGGCGGAATACGCCGAGGTGACCCGGGAGTACGAGGAGCTGAAGGCCCGGGGACTGAATCTGAACATGGCCCGGGGCAAGCCCGGTAAGGCGCAGCTGGATCTGGTCAGCGATATTTTCAGCCTGATGCAGAAGCCGGAAGACTACGTGTCCGACGGCGTCGACGTGCGTAACTACGGCGAACTCAGTGGCCTGCCCGCCGCCAAGCGGCTGTTCGCGGAGATCCTGGGCTGCCGGCCGGAGCAGGTGTTCGTGGGCGGCAACGCCAGCCTGCAGCTGATGTACGATACCATCTCCAAGGCCTATACCCATGGCCTGCTCCACAGCGAGCGCCCCTGGTGCAGGGAGCCCGTGGTGAAGTTCCTGTGCCCCGCCCCCGGCTATGACCGGCATTTCAAGGTGACGGAGTCCTTTGGCTTTGAGCTCGTCACCATCCCCATGACGGACGAGGGACCGGACATGGACGCGGTGGAGAAGGCTATCCAGGACCCGGCGGTCAAGGGCATGTGGAACGTGCCCAAGTACTCCAACCCCGACGGCATCATCTACTCCGCCGAGACCATCCGGCGCATCGCCTCTATGAAGCCCGCCGCCCCGGACTTCCTGCTGATGTGGGACAATGCCTACTGTATCCATGAGTTCGAGGGGACTATGTGGAGTTCCCGGACATCCTGGCGGAGTGTGAAAAATACGGCAACGCCGACATGGTGTTCGAGTTCGCCTCCACCTCCAAGGTGA
- the pyrE gene encoding orotate phosphoribosyltransferase: MNLEREIAHDLLSIGAVFLRPDEPFTWASGIKSPIYCDNRLTLTAPAVRTAVEKGLVELIRTHYPDAEVLMGTSTAGIAHAAIVGHLMDLPMGYVRSGNKDHGRQNRIEGRLEKGQKVVVVEDLISTAGSCIEVVEALREAGAEVLGVASIFTYGLQKGLDRLAAANVVNHSLSNFDAVCEVAAEEGKIKPEDIERLKRFRANPSDESWITSK; encoded by the coding sequence ATGAACTTAGAACGTGAAATCGCCCACGATCTGCTGAGCATCGGCGCGGTGTTCCTGCGGCCGGACGAGCCCTTCACCTGGGCCAGCGGCATCAAGAGCCCCATCTACTGCGACAACCGCCTGACCCTCACCGCTCCCGCCGTCCGCACGGCCGTGGAGAAGGGCTTGGTGGAGCTGATCCGCACCCATTACCCGGATGCGGAGGTGCTGATGGGCACGTCCACCGCCGGCATCGCTCACGCGGCCATCGTGGGCCACCTGATGGACCTGCCCATGGGCTACGTCCGCTCCGGCAACAAGGACCACGGCCGCCAGAACCGCATCGAGGGCAGGCTGGAGAAGGGCCAGAAGGTCGTTGTGGTGGAGGACCTGATCTCCACCGCCGGCAGCTGCATTGAAGTTGTAGAGGCGCTGCGGGAGGCGGGTGCCGAGGTTCTCGGCGTCGCATCCATCTTCACTTACGGGCTCCAAAAGGGCCTGGACCGGCTGGCCGCCGCGAACGTCGTCAACCACTCCCTCTCCAACTTCGATGCCGTCTGCGAGGTGGCCGCTGAGGAGGGGAAGATCAAGCCGGAGGACATTGAGCGGCTGAAGAGGTTCCGGGCCAACCCATCCGACGAATCCTGGATCACGTCGAAATAA
- a CDS encoding dihydroorotate dehydrogenase electron transfer subunit has protein sequence MKQSLFTMEHARQLTADTYELVLSGDTSAITAPGQFVNIQLPGKFLRRPISICNWTKDALLLLVRVVGEGTHDLVRCVPGTELDVLSGLGNGFDLAKGGAHPILLGGGIGIAPLYGLAQRMLEAGIAPTVGLGFRSGGDAFYLEEFGKLGCRLMVATEDGSLGTKGFVTDLARHVPECGYAFVCGPTPMLKAVHGLPQLTGGQFSFEARMGCGFGACMGCSVPTGNGYKRVCKDGPILYKEEIVW, from the coding sequence ATGAAACAATCCCTCTTTACCATGGAACACGCCCGGCAGCTGACCGCCGACACCTATGAGCTGGTGCTGTCCGGCGACACCTCCGCCATCACGGCGCCGGGGCAGTTCGTGAACATCCAGTTGCCCGGCAAATTCCTCCGGCGGCCTATCTCCATCTGCAACTGGACGAAGGACGCCCTGCTGCTCCTGGTCCGGGTGGTGGGCGAAGGCACCCATGACTTAGTGCGGTGCGTCCCCGGCACAGAGCTGGATGTGCTGTCGGGTCTCGGCAACGGCTTTGATCTGGCAAAGGGCGGGGCCCACCCCATCCTGCTGGGCGGCGGCATCGGCATCGCGCCCCTGTACGGCCTGGCCCAGCGGATGCTGGAGGCGGGCATCGCCCCCACAGTGGGACTGGGATTCCGCTCCGGCGGAGACGCCTTTTACCTGGAGGAATTCGGCAAGCTGGGCTGCCGCCTGATGGTGGCCACGGAGGACGGCAGCTTGGGCACAAAGGGATTTGTTACGGATCTGGCCCGTCACGTGCCGGAGTGCGGCTACGCCTTCGTCTGCGGCCCCACCCCCATGCTGAAGGCCGTCCACGGCCTGCCCCAGCTCACCGGCGGGCAGTTCAGCTTCGAGGCCCGGATGGGCTGCGGCTTCGGCGCCTGCATGGGCTGCTCCGTGCCCACGGGAAACGGCTACAAGCGGGTGTGCAAGGACGGTCCCATTCTGTACAAGGAGGAAATCGTATGGTAA
- a CDS encoding YitT family protein — translation MKHHPSWTALRSYAITAGLACLMGVSYELFVFPNAFAPAGINGLATMLQYLLHVNIGYLSLLINLPLVLLAWKKVDRDFARKTLVFVLVFSAVTLVLGQMDLSAIAYDSGSSAILGPVAAGVVSGAVYGWVIRQNGSTGGTDIVAAWVRKKHPEASLVWLIFSLNAAVAVLSFFVYGCQFEPVILCLIYCYLSSSISDTILKGGKSAMKFEVVTRQPEELSRQLMQQLRHGVTVLQAEGMYSETPRSLLICVVNRHQVVRFQEILARFPDTFACVSSVNETWGNFKHVA, via the coding sequence ATGAAGCATCATCCCTCTTGGACCGCTCTGCGCAGCTACGCGATCACAGCCGGTCTGGCCTGTCTGATGGGCGTCAGCTATGAGCTGTTTGTCTTTCCCAACGCCTTTGCCCCGGCGGGCATCAACGGCCTGGCCACCATGCTGCAATACCTGCTGCACGTCAATATCGGCTACCTCTCCCTGCTCATCAACCTGCCGCTGGTCCTGCTGGCCTGGAAAAAAGTCGACCGGGACTTCGCCCGCAAAACGCTGGTGTTCGTGCTGGTGTTCTCCGCCGTCACGCTGGTGCTGGGCCAGATGGACCTAAGCGCCATCGCCTATGACTCCGGCTCCTCCGCCATCCTGGGGCCTGTGGCGGCCGGTGTGGTCAGCGGCGCTGTGTACGGCTGGGTGATCCGGCAGAACGGCTCCACCGGCGGAACGGACATCGTAGCCGCCTGGGTGCGGAAAAAGCACCCGGAGGCCAGCCTGGTCTGGCTGATCTTCAGCCTCAATGCCGCGGTGGCGGTGTTGTCCTTCTTCGTCTACGGCTGCCAGTTCGAGCCGGTGATCCTGTGCCTGATCTACTGCTATCTCAGCTCCAGCATCAGCGACACCATTTTGAAGGGCGGCAAATCCGCCATGAAATTCGAGGTGGTCACCCGGCAGCCGGAGGAGCTCTCCCGGCAGCTCATGCAGCAGCTGCGCCACGGTGTCACTGTGCTCCAGGCGGAGGGAATGTACTCGGAGACTCCCCGTTCCCTGCTGATCTGCGTGGTGAACCGCCATCAGGTGGTTCGGTTCCAGGAGATTCTGGCCCGCTTCCCGGATACCTTCGCCTGCGTCTCCAGTGTCAATGAGACCTGGGGGAATTTCAAACACGTGGCATAG
- the pyrF gene encoding orotidine-5'-phosphate decarboxylase, with product MSAKDVIIALDFPTREETLSFLDQFPAGEKPFVKIGMELFYAEGPQVVRDIKARGHKIFLDLKLHDIPNTVKRAMAVLSRLDVDMVNLHAAGTSEMMRAALEGLTRPDGTRPLLIAVTQLTSTDAAALKNELLIDTPMAETVLSYAKNAAASGLDGVVCSPLEAALVKERCGADFLTVTPGIRFADSAAGDQKRIMTPEKAGKSGCDYIVVGRPITQAEDPVAAYRRAVKDFWG from the coding sequence ATGAGCGCAAAAGACGTCATCATCGCCCTGGACTTCCCCACCCGTGAGGAGACCCTCTCCTTCCTGGACCAGTTCCCCGCCGGGGAGAAGCCCTTTGTGAAGATCGGCATGGAGCTGTTCTATGCCGAGGGCCCCCAGGTGGTCCGGGACATCAAGGCCCGGGGCCACAAGATCTTCCTGGACCTGAAGCTCCACGACATCCCCAACACCGTGAAGCGGGCCATGGCGGTCCTCTCCCGACTGGATGTGGATATGGTGAACCTCCACGCCGCCGGGACCTCTGAGATGATGCGGGCCGCCCTGGAGGGCCTGACTCGTCCCGACGGCACCCGCCCCCTGCTGATTGCCGTCACCCAGCTGACCTCCACCGACGCCGCCGCCTTGAAAAACGAGCTGCTGATCGACACCCCCATGGCAGAGACGGTGCTCTCCTACGCCAAGAACGCCGCCGCCAGCGGCCTGGACGGCGTGGTCTGCTCTCCTCTGGAGGCGGCTCTGGTCAAGGAGCGTTGCGGCGCGGACTTCCTGACCGTCACCCCCGGCATCCGGTTCGCGGACAGTGCCGCCGGCGACCAGAAGCGGATCATGACCCCGGAGAAGGCGGGCAAGTCCGGCTGCGACTACATCGTGGTGGGCCGTCCCATCACCCAGGCGGAGGACCCGGTGGCCGCTTATCGGAGAGCGGTCAAGGACTTTTGGGGCTGA
- a CDS encoding helix-turn-helix transcriptional regulator, with protein MTLEKKLACLRKREGLSQAEVSEKLDVSRQAVTKWETGTSRPSIENLQSLSRLYNVPLEYLLDESGDELPAPAAPAAERAPEQKVQKKEKQWMRLLVIGAVVLALLVCFLFWYGRGQKENGLDLHSIQGEESTLLEEPDFNLNWE; from the coding sequence ATGACCCTAGAGAAAAAATTGGCCTGTTTGCGAAAAAGAGAAGGGCTGTCCCAGGCGGAGGTATCGGAAAAGCTGGATGTGTCCCGGCAGGCCGTAACAAAATGGGAAACAGGGACGTCCAGGCCATCAATAGAAAATCTGCAATCTCTGAGCAGGCTCTATAACGTCCCGCTGGAGTATTTGCTGGATGAAAGCGGGGACGAACTTCCTGCTCCGGCGGCCCCGGCTGCAGAGAGGGCGCCGGAGCAGAAGGTACAGAAAAAAGAAAAGCAGTGGATGAGGCTGCTTGTGATCGGCGCCGTTGTTTTGGCCCTGCTGGTATGCTTCCTTTTCTGGTATGGAAGAGGGCAGAAGGAAAATGGCTTGGATTTACATTCAATTCAGGGAGAAGAAAGTACGTTGTTGGAAGAGCCGGATTTTAACTTGAATTGGGAGTAA
- a CDS encoding radical SAM protein — translation MRYKGSVYRPPSEAYSLIVQVTYGCSHNTCAFCSMYKEKHFAIRPLEEVLEDFRIARGVYRRVDRVFLADGDALVRKANELYTILDTIRELFPECERVTSYASPASIRIRTEEELRTLRDKGLTMVYMGLESGCDDVLKRMRKGHMSAEIVEMGRKVRRCGMALSVTAITGLGGPELLERHAIETAEAFNAMNPEYIGMLTLMVEPETPLYDWVRDGSFQLLTQPQVLEETRLLMEHLDSPGSVFRMNHASNYLVLKGTLNRDKEAMLRTIDAAEHDLSRLRPEEWRGL, via the coding sequence ATGAGATACAAGGGAAGCGTTTACCGTCCGCCCTCTGAGGCGTACAGCCTCATCGTCCAGGTGACCTACGGGTGCAGCCACAACACCTGCGCCTTCTGCAGCATGTATAAGGAGAAGCACTTCGCCATTCGTCCCCTGGAGGAGGTGCTGGAGGACTTCCGCATCGCCCGGGGCGTGTACCGCCGGGTGGACCGGGTGTTTCTGGCAGATGGCGATGCATTGGTCCGGAAAGCGAATGAGCTTTACACCATTCTGGACACCATTCGGGAGCTGTTCCCAGAGTGTGAGCGGGTTACCAGCTACGCGTCCCCTGCCTCCATCCGTATCCGGACGGAGGAGGAGCTGCGGACGCTGCGGGACAAGGGCCTGACCATGGTCTACATGGGACTGGAGTCCGGGTGCGACGATGTTTTGAAGCGGATGCGCAAGGGCCACATGTCCGCCGAGATCGTGGAGATGGGCCGGAAGGTCCGCCGGTGCGGCATGGCGCTGTCCGTCACCGCCATCACGGGCCTGGGCGGCCCGGAGCTGCTGGAGCGCCACGCCATCGAGACGGCGGAGGCCTTCAACGCCATGAACCCGGAGTATATCGGGATGCTGACGCTGATGGTGGAGCCGGAGACGCCCCTTTACGACTGGGTGCGGGACGGCAGCTTCCAACTGCTGACCCAGCCCCAGGTGCTGGAGGAAACCCGGCTGCTGATGGAGCATCTGGACAGCCCCGGCAGCGTGTTCCGGATGAATCACGCCAGCAACTACCTGGTGCTGAAGGGCACGCTGAACCGGGACAAGGAGGCCATGCTCCGCACCATCGACGCGGCGGAGCACGACCTGAGCCGCCTCCGGCCGGAGGAGTGGCGGGGCCTGTAA
- a CDS encoding adenosine deaminase family protein encodes MEHLTAFLTRMPKVELHVHLESTMPGEMLARFAARQGRELPRPAERLYDCSAEDLSDFLAFLDNICSFVGTPEELAEAAEHAALESGREHILYSEMILNPTHWPQFSVPEIIAAVTAGFDRAAAQGGADCRFTLSLSRTQTGAEAMALVEDMKAHRTHRLAGLSIDGNEALAGRTGERFRPAFLAAGAAGFGRTAHAGESSGPDGVRDALDLLEADRLDHGVRAAEDADLTARLVRERVPLNICLTSNLTLLYRRREDHPLRRLLDAGAVVTLSRDDPTFLGGLTLTEELRRAAEFAYMSREELLACQEAAVDAAFCGPETKNFLRRALAEFQQS; translated from the coding sequence ATGGAACATCTGACTGCCTTTTTGACGCGCATGCCCAAGGTGGAGCTCCATGTCCATCTGGAGTCCACCATGCCGGGGGAGATGCTGGCGCGGTTCGCGGCCCGGCAGGGGCGGGAGCTGCCCCGCCCGGCGGAGCGGCTGTACGACTGCTCTGCTGAGGACCTGAGCGACTTCCTCGCCTTTCTGGACAACATCTGCTCCTTTGTGGGCACGCCGGAGGAGCTGGCGGAGGCGGCGGAGCACGCTGCGCTGGAGAGTGGACGGGAGCATATCCTGTACAGCGAGATGATCCTGAACCCCACCCACTGGCCCCAGTTCTCGGTACCGGAGATCATCGCCGCGGTGACCGCTGGGTTTGACCGGGCTGCGGCACAGGGCGGCGCAGACTGCCGATTCACGCTGTCTCTCTCCCGCACCCAGACGGGGGCGGAGGCCATGGCCCTGGTGGAGGATATGAAAGCCCACCGGACCCACCGGCTGGCGGGCCTCTCCATTGACGGGAACGAGGCCCTGGCGGGCCGAACGGGGGAGCGGTTCCGTCCGGCGTTCCTGGCGGCGGGTGCGGCGGGCTTCGGCCGCACCGCCCACGCCGGGGAGAGCAGCGGGCCGGATGGCGTGCGGGACGCCCTGGATCTCCTGGAGGCGGACCGGCTGGACCACGGCGTCCGGGCGGCAGAGGACGCGGATTTGACGGCCCGGCTGGTGCGGGAGCGGGTGCCGCTGAACATCTGCCTGACCTCCAACCTGACACTGCTGTACCGGCGGCGGGAGGATCATCCCCTGCGGCGTCTGCTGGATGCAGGGGCGGTGGTGACCCTGAGCCGGGACGATCCTACCTTCCTGGGCGGGCTGACCCTGACGGAGGAGCTGCGCCGGGCCGCAGAATTCGCCTATATGAGTCGTGAGGAACTGCTGGCCTGCCAGGAGGCGGCGGTGGACGCCGCCTTCTGCGGACCGGAGACCAAGAACTTCCTGCGGCGGGCCCTTGCAGAATTTCAGCAGAGCTGA
- the pyrB gene encoding aspartate carbamoyltransferase, which translates to MPRNLIDITDLSVEEINQLIATAEDIIANPVKYQDACAHKQLATLFFEPSTRTRLSFESAMLALGGSTLGFSEASSSSTAKGETVGDTIHTVSCYADIIAMRHPKEGAPYAASQFSEVPIINAGDGGHNHPTQTLTDLLTIHREKGRLNNFTIGFCGDLKFGRTVHSLVNALSRYDHINFVLISPTELKLPRYVKEEALKKKGIPYTQTTDLESVIPQLDILYMTRVQKERFFNEEDYLRLKDSYILTPEKLENAKADLSILHPLPRVNEITVAVDKDPRAAYWRQVKNGKYIRMALILKLLGIQV; encoded by the coding sequence ATGCCCAGAAATCTCATCGACATCACCGACCTCTCCGTGGAGGAGATCAATCAGCTGATCGCCACTGCGGAGGACATTATCGCCAACCCGGTCAAGTACCAGGACGCCTGTGCCCACAAGCAGCTGGCAACGCTCTTCTTCGAGCCCTCCACCCGGACCCGGCTCTCCTTTGAGTCCGCCATGCTGGCCCTGGGCGGCAGCACCCTGGGCTTTTCTGAGGCCAGCTCCAGCTCCACCGCCAAGGGCGAGACCGTGGGCGACACCATCCACACCGTCAGCTGCTACGCCGACATCATCGCCATGCGCCATCCCAAGGAGGGTGCTCCCTACGCCGCCTCCCAGTTCAGTGAGGTACCTATCATCAATGCTGGCGACGGCGGCCACAACCATCCCACCCAGACGCTCACCGACCTGCTGACCATCCACCGGGAGAAGGGGCGGCTGAACAACTTCACCATCGGCTTCTGCGGCGACCTGAAATTCGGCCGCACCGTCCACTCCCTGGTGAACGCCCTGAGCCGGTACGATCACATCAACTTCGTGCTGATCTCCCCCACCGAGCTGAAGCTGCCCCGGTATGTGAAGGAGGAGGCTCTGAAGAAGAAGGGCATCCCCTACACCCAGACCACGGATCTGGAGTCCGTCATCCCCCAGCTGGACATTCTCTACATGACCCGTGTCCAGAAGGAGCGGTTCTTCAATGAGGAGGACTACCTGCGCTTGAAGGACAGCTACATCCTGACACCGGAGAAGCTGGAGAACGCCAAGGCGGACCTGTCCATCCTCCACCCCCTGCCCCGTGTCAACGAGATCACTGTGGCGGTGGACAAGGATCCCCGGGCCGCCTACTGGAGACAGGTGAAGAACGGCAAGTACATCCGCATGGCACTGATCCTGAAGCTGCTGGGCATTCAGGTGTGA